Proteins from a genomic interval of Hydrogenophaga sp. PAMC20947:
- a CDS encoding alpha-ketoacid dehydrogenase subunit beta codes for MQMTMIQALRSAMDVMLERDNNVVIYGQDVGYFGGVFRCTDGLQKKYGSSRVFDAPISEGGIVGTAIGMAAYGLRPVVEVQFADYFYPACDQIVSEAARLRYRSAGDFTAPLTIRMPCGGGIYGGQTHSQSPEALFTHVSGLRTVMPSNPYDAKGLLISCIENNDPVIFLEPKRLYNGPFDGHHDKPVTPWKDHPLADVPEGHYTVPLEKATVFREGADLSILTYGTMVYVSQAAVTETGIDAEIIDLRSIWPLDLDSIVASVKKTGRCVVVHEATRTSGFGAELIALVQEHCFYHLEAPIERVTGWDTPYPHAQEWAYFPGPARVAVALQRVMEA; via the coding sequence ATGCAGATGACGATGATTCAGGCCCTGCGTTCTGCGATGGATGTCATGCTCGAACGCGACAACAACGTAGTGATCTATGGACAGGACGTCGGGTATTTTGGCGGCGTGTTCCGCTGCACCGACGGCCTGCAGAAGAAGTACGGAAGCTCGCGCGTATTCGATGCGCCGATTTCCGAAGGCGGTATCGTCGGCACGGCCATCGGCATGGCGGCGTACGGGTTGCGGCCAGTCGTCGAGGTGCAGTTCGCCGACTATTTTTATCCGGCCTGCGATCAGATCGTCTCGGAAGCTGCGCGCCTGCGTTACCGATCGGCCGGCGACTTCACCGCGCCGTTGACAATCCGCATGCCCTGTGGCGGCGGCATCTACGGCGGACAAACACACAGCCAGAGCCCTGAGGCGCTGTTCACCCATGTCAGCGGCTTGCGCACCGTGATGCCGTCCAACCCATATGACGCCAAGGGTCTGCTAATCAGCTGCATAGAGAACAACGATCCGGTGATTTTTCTCGAGCCCAAGCGCCTCTACAACGGGCCGTTCGACGGCCACCACGACAAACCGGTGACCCCATGGAAAGACCACCCGCTGGCCGACGTCCCAGAAGGCCATTACACCGTGCCTTTGGAAAAGGCGACCGTGTTTCGTGAAGGCGCGGACCTGTCCATCCTGACCTACGGCACCATGGTGTATGTCTCGCAGGCGGCGGTGACTGAGACCGGCATCGACGCCGAGATCATCGATCTGCGCAGCATATGGCCGCTGGATCTGGACAGCATCGTTGCGTCGGTGAAAAAAACCGGGCGCTGCGTCGTGGTGCACGAAGCCACACGGACGAGTGGCTTTGGCGCCGAATTGATCGCACTGGTGCAGGAGCATTGTTTCTACCACCTGGAGGCGCCAATCGAACGCGTCACCGGTTGGGACACGCCGTATCCGCACGCGCAGGAATGGGCCTACTTTCCCGGGCCGGCACGTGTCGCGGTGGCACTGCAACGCGTGATGGAGGCATGA
- a CDS encoding 3-methyl-2-oxobutanoate dehydrogenase (2-methylpropanoyl-transferring) subunit alpha, producing the protein MCPAPPLQLHVPEPTGRPGHATDFSYLHLSAAGEVRRPAVDATPVSTSDLAYGLIRVLDDAGLAQGPWAPAIDTEQMRSGLRAMMKIRAYDARMLIAQRQKKISFYMMSLGEEAIAAAHAQALQPGDMNFPSYRQQGLLLARDDVDMVEMICQLMSNERDPLKGRQLPVMYSYKRAGFFTISGNLATQVIQAVGWGMASAIKGDSRIASAWIGDGATAEADFHTALTFAHVYRAPVIMNVVNNQWAISTFQAIAGGESTTFAARGVGCGIASLRVDGNDFLAVYAASRWAAERARSNLGPTLIEWVTYRGGAHSTSDDPARYRPADDWSHFPLGDPIPRLRQHLQGLGAWSDEEHESTQKALDTQVAAALKKAEAFGSLTGGHLADAATMFDDVYEHLPAHLQRQRRELLGG; encoded by the coding sequence ATGTGTCCAGCGCCCCCCCTGCAGTTGCATGTTCCCGAACCGACCGGGCGCCCCGGGCATGCGACGGACTTCTCTTACCTTCACCTGTCCGCAGCGGGCGAGGTGCGGCGCCCTGCGGTGGATGCCACACCGGTGAGCACCAGCGACCTGGCCTATGGCCTGATACGGGTACTCGACGACGCTGGGCTCGCGCAGGGGCCTTGGGCACCCGCAATCGACACCGAGCAAATGCGCAGCGGCCTGCGCGCGATGATGAAAATCCGCGCCTATGACGCGCGCATGCTGATCGCGCAGCGGCAGAAGAAGATCTCGTTCTACATGATGAGCTTGGGCGAAGAGGCCATTGCAGCGGCGCACGCGCAGGCGCTGCAACCCGGCGACATGAACTTCCCGAGTTACCGCCAGCAAGGCCTGCTGCTTGCCCGCGATGACGTCGACATGGTCGAGATGATCTGCCAGCTGATGTCCAACGAACGCGATCCACTCAAGGGCAGGCAGTTGCCTGTGATGTATTCGTACAAACGTGCTGGATTTTTCACCATCTCGGGGAACTTGGCGACCCAGGTCATCCAGGCCGTGGGTTGGGGTATGGCCTCGGCAATCAAGGGCGACTCCAGGATCGCGTCGGCCTGGATCGGCGATGGCGCAACCGCCGAAGCGGATTTCCACACCGCGCTGACATTCGCCCATGTCTACCGCGCGCCGGTCATCATGAATGTCGTCAATAACCAGTGGGCCATCTCGACCTTCCAGGCAATTGCCGGCGGTGAATCCACCACGTTTGCAGCGCGGGGCGTGGGTTGCGGCATCGCGTCGCTTCGTGTCGATGGCAACGACTTCCTGGCTGTTTACGCCGCCTCGCGTTGGGCCGCCGAACGGGCGCGCAGCAACCTGGGGCCGACTTTGATCGAGTGGGTGACTTACCGGGGCGGTGCGCACTCCACGTCCGACGACCCCGCACGTTACCGACCGGCAGACGACTGGTCGCACTTCCCGCTTGGCGATCCGATTCCGCGCCTGCGCCAGCACCTTCAGGGCCTGGGCGCCTGGTCCGACGAAGAGCACGAATCGACACAGAAGGCGCTGGACACGCAGGTCGCAGCAGCGCTCAAGAAGGCCGAGGCCTTTGGCTCACTGACAGGAGGGCATCTGGCCGATGCGGCGACCATGTTCGACGATGTGTACGAACACCTGCCCGCCCATTTGCAGCGGCAACGTCGTGAATTGCTCGGAGGCTGA